The genomic interval CGAAAATGTGTGGTGCAGTTCTTTGAGGACATAAGGGAGGACACCGTACTTCGTCTTCCACATCCATCCTCCATTGCCAAcatcagagaggaggaagagcatGGAGAGGAGAAACTTCATGGAATAACAAAGCAGGACCAGGTGGACCAGCTGCTCAACAAGTGGTACTACAGTAAACCTGAGCTGGATGTGACCAGGATCGCACATAGACCCAGAGCCTGTGTCACCTGGGAGGACCGAGAAGGGAAGACGTTATACTCAGAAGTTTAGGATGGACATTGAGCATCATCTTAAACTGATGAAGAGCTTTCAGCTGCATGGAGTTAGATCAGATATGTGACATGACATCACTCCGTCCTGGTAAGATGTAGTTGTGGGTGGCTGAAAGGTGTAACCAACCAGGTTGTCTCCCTTTACTCACCAACTGTTTAATGGCCTTTTGATCCTAAGCTGGGATCACTGAGACTGATTTAGCTTCTCCTTATTACCTTTAACACTTTATCTACAttgtctgtttaaaataaatagaactcaccacctggatttaactaaataaataggtaggagcctcctattggataattcctgcatggatgatgatgatttttcagctgcaacaagttattaAACCCAAACTGAGGCAgcgagcagcttctcatttcttaaacatttaTGTGGAAAGACATGTCCGTGGCCATggaaagatgttagtctgtttcaAAAGGGTCAGATCATTgtcatcaagcagagaaaacatctacggagaagcagaaactactagaactgggttcagaactgtccaaccatcattaaaaactggaaggatggtgggaaccatcgtcttccaggaagaaatgtggtcagaaaaacatcctgaatgatggtgatcacttcaacgtttggtggaaccagatggaagaaaaacagcagtagatctcaggaccatgtttaatagtgaaagttagaacatttccacatgaacaatgtgaaggagctcaagggactgaacagctgtggagccagaagaaaaccactaaccagtgaagctaactggagaaaaaggcttcaggttgctagggagcataaagactggactctggagccatggaagaaggttgtgtggtctgatgagtccagatctaccctggtccagagtaagaagagaggaggatgaagggatgcagctatcatgcctagtgctgctgtacaagcctgtgggggcagtctatgatctatGTGCTAGAGAAGACTGTGCAGCGGTCCGGCTCTCCATCAttaatacaagatcttggagaaaaatgaaatcaactctggacagaaataaatgtgatgTTGTAGAAACTTGTTGAAACGAATCCACAGagaatgctgctggaatcagagATAAGGAGGTCCAACCAACAGAATGTAAATTTTATTTGGACGGGCTGTGTAATAAATTCCTAATTATTATAAGACTTTCTTGTTCTAAAAACAGATTAAGAACATATTCAGATATACAGAACATAACTTTTTCTCTCAGTATGACGAGCAGCGATCGTTCATGTTCTGTGTCGTATCACAGCAGCCTGTATAACCATTCTGCTGATCTGGACTTTATCACTGTCCTTAACCCAGTCAGTGTTTCTTCATCACGATGACGAGGGTCATTGTCAATGGAAATATCCCCAcatcatgatgctgccaccaccatgcttcactctGGTGATGAGAGATGTCATTCATACAGTTTCTAACCACTGTgcaatatgaaatatattttattacctAAGAATGAACATTTAATAtctctttgtgttttcagtttccAGTGTAAAACACTGTCACCGTGGCAACACCTGGTCATTTTTACCTTGTTGTTTAAAGAAACTACAGAGGCAGAAACTGAGTCATCGGATCTCTGTAGACTCCGAGTTTTGTCTGGAGGAACTAATCAAGGGTCAAAGGtcaatgtcagagagaatcatgagAAATCCTTTTTGGAAAAAGCCGCTGTTCAGATGTCTGAACTTCTGAGACATGAAGCTGGAGTAGAGAAGCAAACTGGGTTTTCTTTTCACATCAAACAAACCACAAAGTCCATTTGAATGTTTGGGTGTGGACCAGTTTGTTTTGCATGCAGGATTTTTACTCACACACAAAACCTGATGAACACATGCAAATATGTCGAGGTCCAAACTTACTTTACAGATCTGCACAAAGCCTgaattttctttcagttttattcagtttgtctTGAAGCTGCTGTAGATTGCTTTGGGGggggtttgtgtgttttgtagttttttttccgTAGTTCCGGCTTTCCTGGGAGTGGAAAGCTGCAGTGATCCTGACTCCTCATTGTTCTTATCTGTGGCTGATTTCCTGTGGGCAACTTTAAAACTCCAGTACTCCTCTCTTATCACTCccagtttgtttctttgtccaTGTGGTACAGACTCGCCCAAGTCAACGTTTGTTTCAGGTCATTTAAATCTGAAAACTCACCTTTTCTGCATCAGTTGTTCACTTTACCACATCTGCAAAACAGTCTGTTCTATCCTGTGCTACTCATCCATCACTCTCACATGGATAATGTCTTCTGGAAGAACTGCTGTCGTATTAACCCTTATTAACCTGTATTGTCTATGAGGAGGATTAAACTCATCTGCCCTTGAGGTTTTCTTTGGTCATGTTATAGTTCACCTGTTAAAATCAGCACATTGTAAATGAAGTGTTCAGCTTTTCCAGTCACCCTGGATTCATCCTGTGTACTAACCCCACAGCACCATGAGGAAGCTGCTGTTCtagagaccagaaccagaagagagacagagatacTGTTGGACTTTATCAGTGGGACACATATAACAAACAAGAAATACTCCATGACCGCTGTAcgcatgtacatttaaaataacttctagatgtTTTTAAGTTACTCTGGTCATGATATGTTTTTCTGTTCGAGATACCTGGAATTAAATGTTTAGTGATTTTCAAGAAAACTGGAATCCATTCATACCTTTTTAAATTCACCGCAAACATAGCTCTCAAACCACATCTATTACAGTAAAcaataaccacacacacacacacacacacagtctcaccctcacacacacacactggccaTAACTAATGTCACACATGCAATTCATAATAAGTATACAGACATCCTCGGTATTTCTAACTACAATTTCCTGCGGTCAAGCGGTCTTGTCCATCTCGgtctttgttctgtttcttaATCGTCCTGAAATCAGAGGAAATGTTTGAAGCTTTTATAGATCCATGTATTATCTGGAAGCTGCAATGCACGTGGAAATGAGTAAATAcgtagaataaattaaatatgtaaatgactaaaataattaaacatgaataaaaagatataaaatgtataataaagatgaaatattttcatatcTGAAGTTGAATTGTTTTTtgaaacttaataaaaaaatattgcactaaggaaaaaattgtatttaatgttatatttatttatacataaaatttacattttatatgtaaaatatatacaatataaatatatttaaaaaattaaatatgaaataatatgTGAATGTGTAACTGAGGCAACATATTGCTGAAACTTCACTATTTTTTACTATAAATTGCAGGTTGTTgataatgtttcatttaatgtaaacatcttAAGAGCGAACTTTTACTAAGCAAAGGGGaaaatgtggagttttcatcatttaaaggttttatgATGTTATTTGACTGACCTGCTGGAGATCTGATCCTTCTGCAAATGAAACCTGAGATCACTCTGCTTTGGCagcagaaccagatccagagaAATTTAACTAACTGGTCCAGAAGTCTGGTTCTGTTCTTGGGCCTGATCTGGAtcctggagctgattgtccagagaaaaatgctgcacaagctgctggacgtgatggacaattcttcacatcctctaacaacacagtgaggaaacagCACAGTGGGTTCAGGCAGAGGCTTCTTCGGGTCTGTCGGAACACAAAAAGGTTCAGGAAGTTGCTCCTGCTGTAAACATCAACCTCTGGAACAATTATTTGTAATATGAATGAAACAAATACTACTATAACATTACAATTTCCCTCAGGGACAAAAAAGTACTTTCCATATTTCATCACAATGACCTCACTTCCTGCAACACGTAACAGATGATCCCGTAGAGTCATCAGGACTCGTTCTGCATTTACTGAATCTCCATCGGGATCGTCTCTCCTCAGCTCAGAGCGGCTCTGTACAGTATGTACGTCCTTCAGGGTTTCGTGGCTGCATCTCCTCATTCCTCTCTGGTCTGCGacacatgttttttatttctgtgtgtgtgtacttttttTCCACTGCAGAGGAAACTGGAAGGCTCGCCCTGGCTATGAGTCAGACCTGGTCCAAGCTGCACCAGAACAGGATCAAATCTTTTCATTCCTTGAAATGCAGTTTCTGATGTTTTAGGATTCGGTACGTTGAAGCAGTTTTTTCAGCTCTTGGATTATAAAAGCTGAGTTCCATGTCCGTCCCGAGACAGCTGTTTGAGGGTGAGTTTGCAACCGCATCTGAAAGTGGCTCTTTGTTCTGCAGCAGGCTCAGTTTCAAACCAAACGTACCCGCTGTGTAGGAACTTATTAGAGGGGCTGTGAATATTTTTTTGGGAATAAACTGAACCCATTCATTAGATAACTGTTGTTGATAGACACTTGTCTTCATGTCtcactgatttttttctgtatctcTGTTCAGTCTGCTGCTGTGAACCGAACTCTTtgctcttcatcttcatctcaacatggctgctgctgctcttgtCACAGAGAACTTTAAGTTTGTGTCTCTGTTCTTTAAAAGCAAAGATGTGATGATCTTCAATGGTCTGATTGCTCTGGGCACCGTGGCCGGCCAGACTGCCTATAATGTTCTTGCCTTTCACTGCCCGTGTTCCTCAGGGAGGAACTACCTTTACGGCCTGGTTGCCATCGGCGTTCCAGCTCTGGTTTTATTCCTGGTAGGAATAATAATGAACAGGAGGAGCTGGGACCTGGTGTCCGAGTGTCGGCTTAGAAAGTGCCGGAAGCTGTCTGGAGATGCTGCCTTCACCCTGCTGGGATCCATCATCGGTCGAGCTGTGGTGGCTCCGCTAACGTGGGTCATCATATCTTTGCTGCAGGGCCAGGCATACACATGTGCCCTCAGTGAGGTATTTGATGCAGGAACGCTGGAGGGCTTCCCTTCAGGCCAGGGGTCAGAGGTCATGGCAAAATTCCCATGTGAAGGAAGCGTTTCAACAGAGCTGCAGGGATTTCAGGCAGAGATTGAGCGGCGACTGAAATATGAATCTCAGGTGAATTAATTTTACTCAGGgtttgttttctgtgatttttctgatgtttgatttgtttgaatGTCTGGTTTAAAAGGACATCTGTCAACATCtcagttttttgtctttttttttgtctaaaatcTGATTGCAGGAAGTCTGGAGTATTTTAGAGATGATTTCtggactatatatatatatatatatatatatatatatatatatatatatatatatatatatatgtatatat from Melanotaenia boesemani isolate fMelBoe1 chromosome 16, fMelBoe1.pri, whole genome shotgun sequence carries:
- the LOC121655226 gene encoding calcium homeostasis modulator protein 2-like, which encodes MAAAALVTENFKFVSLFFKSKDVMIFNGLIALGTVAGQTAYNVLAFHCPCSSGRNYLYGLVAIGVPALVLFLVGIIMNRRSWDLVSECRLRKCRKLSGDAAFTLLGSIIGRAVVAPLTWVIISLLQGQAYTCALSEVFDAGTLEGFPSGQGSEVMAKFPCEGSVSTELQGFQAEIERRLKYESQLIGWLLVAGLSIMVFLTLCVKRCYSPLGYQQENYWSQYRSNENTLFERTAHVHARLLAAENVKSFFGFVVLDKEEKEELMEHKSGSPICSSSWNRVTGVYLYREKNGLPLYSRLNKWATYSLENDTEALEKEMDILS